AGTGATTCTCAGGTCAAGATACGGGGCTTTCGGATCGAACTGGGAGAGATAGAGACGGCGCTGCGCCGTCAGCCTGGAGTGCAGGACGCGGTCGTGACCGTCGACGGTGAGGACGGAGCCAAACGCCTGCTGGGCTATGTCATTGCCGAACCCAGGCAAATGGTTGACGCGAATGTGTTGTACCGGCAATTACAGGACGCCCTTCCCGCGTACATGGTTCCGGCAGCGCTCCAGGTGCTGCCGGCGTGGCCTGTCCTCCCCAATGGCAAAATCGATCGCGAGGCGTTACCGGCGCCCGAGTTCAGGACTGCATTACAGTATCGTGCTCCACGCACATCGCAGCAGGAAACGTTATGCAAGCTGTTTGCCGAGGTGCTGGGGCTGGAGAGAGTGGGTATGGACGATAATTTCTTTATGCTGGGCGGTCATTCCCTTACAGCGATGAGACTGGTTGGCCGCATTCGCGCGATGTTGGGCAAGCAGTTGAACATCCGGGCACTTTTTGAGGCGCCTACCGCGGCTGGCCTGACTGCCTTCCTCGCGGGGCAAAATTGCGCGGATATTTTTGAGATGATTCTTCCCATTAAGCCCGGGGGGGATGGTTCAGCTGTTTTCTGCATCCATGCCGCAGCAGGCCTGAGTTCCGCTTACAGCGTGCTGATGCCGTACCTTGAGGAGCACCCGATATATGGCGTGCAAGCTCGCGGGCTCAGTCATCCGGCAGAGCTCGCGAATTCAATAGTCGAAATGGCAAGCGACTACCTGGCTCAGATCAAAGCAATACAGCCTCAAGGCCCATATCGTCTTCTGGGATGGTCTTTTGG
This region of Terriglobia bacterium genomic DNA includes:
- a CDS encoding thioesterase domain-containing protein codes for the protein SDSQVKIRGFRIELGEIETALRRQPGVQDAVVTVDGEDGAKRLLGYVIAEPRQMVDANVLYRQLQDALPAYMVPAALQVLPAWPVLPNGKIDREALPAPEFRTALQYRAPRTSQQETLCKLFAEVLGLERVGMDDNFFMLGGHSLTAMRLVGRIRAMLGKQLNIRALFEAPTAAGLTAFLAGQNCADIFEMILPIKPGGDGSAVFCIHAAAGLSSAYSVLMPYLEEHPIYGVQARGLSHPAELANSIVEMASDYLAQIKAIQPQGPYRLLGWSFGGLVAQAIASLAQQQGGEVEMLALLDAVPAGPDEQVEDPNGVYPDFRFGDNGDLAEMIDEAHRTRVLKIIQNNVKLRREFEPQRYAGDALLFIAANDHDKYAIANAWKPYISGSLKVFSIGCSHHDMLRPRPMAEIGRLLSQELDRLACKQSCDDTVPGAAVASQTTLD